From Ananas comosus cultivar F153 linkage group 8, ASM154086v1, whole genome shotgun sequence, one genomic window encodes:
- the LOC109713762 gene encoding uncharacterized protein LOC109713762 isoform X3, translating into MISGPAGSTLSIEHAVLGLTEFLMIVLNDKENLCEPQVSGNETTGFCPSDSNSTESVLALLRDLPINMQNQTTNIINPLVKDGDKGKSNNYHSDARSLHVQRTKEWIDETVKNVDKLLSATFPHLCVHPADKARKALVDGMRGLLFNCSYTLKRSKLLLLDCLCLLVCDDAVIVSEAAKESLESLFMQGRSLITEQEISEIFTRLIEKLPRVVLGSEETVALSHARRLLVLIYYAGPELVINHFLRSPVNAACIVECLALSLSPNSQFSGSVDKLISSKPLSVGYLFSIAELKAGAHLKDLSHGFDSFPSLASKISVIQDNDLHNPMHVHSSDYELPHIPPWFVHVGSQKLYLALAGIVRLIGLSTVAGQKPCVSLSVLVDILLDHLRKLISDLRTTDFSKDGWRAWYFQRGSGQLMRQTSAAVCMLNEIIYGLSDQSINLYLRLFSRAEETVETSCSVVWRILYENGTKDQIIHSIGSILHEYLSTEVWELPVDQHSPVLENETDNLPLHFFRDTTMLHQVIIDGIGICGILLGKDFERSGFMHSSLYMLLQKLISSSIPIRIASDAVLKVLAAASGSVTVAQLVVANADYIVDSMCRQLRHLDLNPHVPDVLASMLSYIGAAQDILPLLEEPLYRALIGGFLIKQFCSENASIILLILMISQKTMYAINKFWPRSAMRAVSLELEVLGRHEHPHLTVSFLKAVGEITKASKCEACRLPDEAQSFYAEVNSQVHIIQTMVKMNQNGNSVLSENLELNPKSDYLSLEYWEDSLCKMNEMRRYRRIVGSLAGSCLTAATPLLSSLKGPACLVALDIVENAVISIAKVEEAYKHEKQTKAAIEKAIHLLSFNDLEDAMDAADEDVDENRLLPAMNKIWPYFIICLKNKISVSVVKKCTSVLSIAIKISGGDFFVRRFHNDGPVIWKLLTVSPFRRKPLQSKDERAIVLPYRANSPSTEEPMAEISHQKIQASVLEMIAEISSNKRSATALESVLKKVSGLVVGIACNSTTGLLREAALKALEGLSSIDPDLIWLLLADVYYSLNKKETSAPPCNDLSGISQLLPPPLSSKEYLYVLYGGESFGHDIDPLAVEMAFKRIDTEISV; encoded by the exons ATGATAAGTGGTCCTGCTGGAAGCACATTGAGCATTGAGCATGCTGTTCTTGGGTTGACTGAGTTCTTGATGATAGTCCTAAATGATAAGGAAAATCTTTGTGAGCCCCAGGTGTCGGGAAATGAAACTACAGGGTTTTGTCCTTCTGACAGTAACTCCACTGAGTCTGTGCTGGCTTTACTACGTGATTTACCCATTAATATGCAAAATCAAACCACGAACATAATCAATCCATTGGTCAAGGATGGGGATAAGGGTAAGAGCAATAATTATCACTCTGATGCAAGATCCTTACATGTGCAACGCACGAAGGAGTGGATTGATGAAACTGTCAAAAATGTTGATAAACTGCTGTCTGCGACATTTCCACAT CTTTGTGTTCATCCTGCAGACAAGGCAAGGAAAGCTCTTGTTGATGGTATGAGAGGGCTATTGTTTAATTGCAGTTACACTTTGAAGAGGAGCAAATTATTGCTTTTA GATTGTTTATGCTTGCTGGTCTGTGATGATGCAGTTATTGTGTCTGAAGCTGCAAAGGAGTCCCTTGAGTCATTGTTCATGCAGGGTAGGAGTCTAATAACAGAACAAGAGATTTCTGAAATATTTACCAG ACTTATTGAAAAGCTACCACGAGTGGTTCTTGGAAGTGAGGAGACAGTTGCGCTTTCACATGCAAGGAGACTACTGGTCTTAATTTATTATGCAGGTCCAGAGCTTGTCATAAATCATTTTCTTCGTTCTCCT GTAAATGCTGCTTGTATTGTTGAATGTTTAGCCTTATCCTTGAGTCCTAATTCGCAATTTTCGGGTTCTGTTGATAAGCTCATCTCATCAAAGCCCCTTTCTGTTGGATACTTATTCTCTATTGCCGAGTTAAAAGCTGGTGCCCATCTTAAAGATCTAAGTCATGGATTTGATAGCTTTCCGTCACTTGCCTCCAAGATATCTGTCATCCAAGATAATGACTTGCATAATCCTATGCATGTACATAGCAGTGATTATGAGCTCCCTCATATACCTCCATGGTTTGTTCATGTTGGTAGCCAGAAACTCTACCTTGCGCTTGCTGGAATCGTGAGACTCATTGGTCTATCCACTGTTGCAG GTCAAAAACCTTGTGTGTCGCTATCGGTCCTTGTCGATATTCTGCTGGACCATTTAAGGAAGTTGATTTCAGATCTTCGAACAACAGATTTTAGTAAAGATGGTTGGCGAGCATGGTATTTTCAGAGGGGCTCAGGACAGTTAATGCGTCAGACAAGTGCAGCAGTTTGTATGTTAAACGAAATAATATATGGTTTATCAGATCAATCAATCAATCTGTACTTGAGGTTGTTCAGCAGGGCAGAAGAAACTGTTGAAACTTCTTGTAGTGTAGTTTGGAGGATACTGTATGAAAATGGTACCAAGGACCAAATAATTCATTCTATAGGGAGTATTCTACATGAGTATCTTTCTACTGAAGTATGGGAGCTTCCGGTAGATCAGCACTCACCAGTGCTTGAAAATGAAACAGACAATCTTCCTTTGCACTTTTTCCGTGATACTACAATGCTACACCAA GTTATTATAGATGGAATAGGAATCTGTGGTATACTTCTTGGAAAAGATTTTGAGCGCAGTGGATTTATGCACTCTTCCCTCTATATGTTGCTTCAAAAGCTTATCAGCTCCAGTATTCCAATAAGAATTGCATCTGATGCTGTCTTAAAAGtgcttgctgctgcttctgGCTCTGTCACG GTGGCGCAGCTAGTTGTGGCAAATGCGGACTACATTGTCGATTCTATGTGCAGACAACTGCGGCATTTGGATCTCAATCCCCATGTTCCGGACGTGCTTGCTTCTATGCTATCATATATTGGTGCTGCTCAGGATATCCTGCCATTATTAGAAGAGCCG CTTTATAGGGCACTCATTGGTGGTTTTCTTATAAAACAGTTCTGTTCTGAAAATGCTTCAATTATTCTATTGATCCTCATGATTTCCCAAAAGACAATGTATGCCATAAACAAG TTCTGGCCAAGAAGTGCT ATGCGAGCTGTTTCTTTAGAGCTGGAGGTCCTTGGTAGGCATGAACACCCACATTTGACTGTTTCATTCCTAAAG GCTGTCGGTGAAATTACTAAGGCATCAAAATGTGAGGCTTGTAGGTTGCCTGATGAGGCCCAGTCATTTTATGCAGAAGTTAATTCTCAGGTTCATATTATTCAGACTATGGTGAAGATGAATCAGAACGGAAATAGTGTACTTTCAG AAAACTTGGAACTCAATCCCAAAAGTGATTACCTTTCTTTGGAATATTGGGAGGATTCGTTATGCAAGATGAATGAAATGAGAAGATACAGGCGAATAGTTGGATCTCTTGCTGGCTCTTGCTTAACAGCTGCGACTCCACTTCTTTCTTCACTAAAAGGGCCAGCTTGTCTGGTGGCCCTTGACATTGTGGAG AATGCAGTCATATCTATTGCTAAAGTGGAGGAAGCTTACAAGCATGAGAAGCAAACCAAAGCTGCAATTGAGAAAGCAATTCATCTTTTGTCGTTTAATGATCTCGAAGATGCTATGGATGCTGCGGACGAAGATGTTGATGAGAATAGACTGCTTCCAGCTATGAACAAGATCTGGCCATACTTTATTATTTGCCTTAAAAATAAGATTTCAGTG TCTGTTGTCAAGAAATGCACGAGTGTCTTAAGCATAGCAATAAAGATATCTGGTGGGGACTTCTTTGTTCGTCGGTTCCATAATGACGGACCCGTTATTTGGAAGCTCCTGACTGTATCACCATTTCGGAGAAAACCCCTGCAATCAAAGGACGAAAGAGCAATCGTTCTACCCTACAGAGCTAACTCTCCATCTACCGAGGAGCCAATGGCTGAGATCTCTCACCAGAAAATCCAGGCTTCAGTCCTAGAAATGATTGCTGAGATTTCCTCCAATAAAAGAAGTGCCACAGCATTAGAGAGTGTCCTAAAGAAGGTCAGTGGCCTTGTTGTAGGGATTGCATGCAACAGCACGACAGGGCTTCTTCGAGAAGCTGCTTTAAAGGCTTTGGAAGGACTTTCCTCTATTGATCCGGACCTGATATGGCTTCTTCTAGCTGATGTGTATTACTCGTTGAACAAGAAGGAAACGTCTGCCCCACCATGTAATGATTTATCTGGGATTTCACAGCTTCTACCGCCGCCGTTGTCTTCGAAAGAGTACCTGTATGTGCTGTATGGTGGAGAGAGTTTTGGGCATGATATAGATCCCTTGGCGGTTGAGATGGCATTTAAAAGGATAGATACTGAGATATCTGTATGA